From Cydia strobilella chromosome 4, ilCydStro3.1, whole genome shotgun sequence, the proteins below share one genomic window:
- the LOC134740463 gene encoding uncharacterized protein LOC134740463 — MVYTASCVVINCENTSRNSDCKFYRFPTTLWKQEQRNKWIIAVRRINPDGSLWHPKPDDRICSAHFISGRKADEQASPSYVPRIFPPEYKSRRIDENAAISRFQRYMERRNAKKIEAVSASASNTSEFELLENSVSVSLKIDSECQVDLYPDGQNPGKTFTCNRYIFYGKETCDADVQTEIDISTKIMKDFKITKHRGCNTAKSISVDRATITDNKYFAGFQSIKTDEQLLDLAGVTLNNFYFLLKTTQKNHKYMVSEKDRLLLFLMKMKLGVTFSALSVLFGIHRTTVSRIFCSYVEEIAAATSNLVFWPNKNAVEQTMPECFRPEYSNTRVIIDCIEFPIEVPSSVDNRVLCYSHYKKGFTAKVLIGITPGGFISFKSKVSGGRKSDSQITVESGLVDYLENGDIVLADKGFPAIKKVIDESGKEIAIIMPPFLKNKSEFTREETDATYKIARVRIHVERIMQRLKIYQILHKIPENLFYHIDDILHVCCVLVNLQPPIFSNK; from the exons atgGTCTACACAGCAAGCTGTGTTGTTATAAATTGTGAAAACACTAGCAGAAATAGTGACTGCAAATTTTATAGATTTCCTACAACATTGTGGAAACAAGAACAGCGCAATAAATGGATAATTGCCGTAAGAAGAATAAA TCCCGATGGATCTCTATGGCACCCAAAACCGGACGACAGAATTTGCAGTGCTCACTTTATCAGTGGTAGAAAAGCTGATGAACAAGCCAGTCCCAGTTATGTTCCAAGGATATTTCCCCCTGAGTACAAATCAAGGCGGATTGACGAAAATGCCGCAATATCGAGGTTTCAACGTTATATGGAACGAAGAAACGCGAAAAAAATAGAAGCAGTTAGTGCTAGTGCTAGTAATACAAGTGAGTTTGAATTGCTAGAAAATAGTGTTAGTGTGTCTTTAAAAATTGATAGTGAATGTCAAGTGGACCTATATCCAGATGGACAAAATCCAGGAAAGACGTTTACCTGTAACAGGTACATATTTTATGGAAAAGAAACATGTGATGCAGATGTTCAAACAGAAATAGATATCAGTACAAAGATTATGaaggattttaaaataacaaaacaccgAGGCTGTAATACTGCTAAAAGTATTTCTGTGGATCGAGCCACCATAActgacaataaatattttgctgGATTTCAATCTATTAAAACCGATGAACAGCTTCTAGATCTTGCAGGTGTTACTCTTAACAACTtctactttttattaaaaactacacaaaaaaatcacaaatatatGGTGAGCGAAAAAGATAGACTTCTACTTTTCTTGATGAAAATGAAACTTGGTGTCACATTTTCAGCACTGAGTGTTTTGTTCGGTATTCATAGAACAACAGTGTCAAGAATATTCTGCTCATACGTTGAAGAAATAGCAGCTGCTACATCGAATTTGGTTTTTTGGCCAAACAAAAATGCTGTGGAGCAGACAATGCCAGAATGCTTCCGTCCGGAGTATAGTAACACTCGAGTAATTATTGATTGTATAGAGTTTCCTATAGAAGTACCATCAAGTGTCGATAATCGTGTGTTATGCTACTCACACTATAAGAAGGGTTTTACAGCTAAAGTGCTTATTGGTATTACTCCAGGAGGCTTCATTTCGTTCAAGTCAAAAGTAAGTGGTGGAAGAAAAAGTGACTCACAAATAACAGTAGAGTCAGGATTAGTCGACTACTTAGAAAATGGGGACATTGTATTGGCTGATAAGGGATTTCCGGCAATAAAAAAGGTAATTGATGAAAGTGGAAAAGAAATTGCTATTATTATGCCACCTTTTCTCAAGAATAAAAGTGAATTTACAAGAGAAGAGACAGATGCAACTTATAAAATAGCTCGAGTCAGAATTCATGTTGAAAGAATAATGCAGCGACTAAAAATTTATCAGattttacataaaattcctgaaaatttattttatcacatTGATGATATTTTACATGTTTGTTGTGTACTGGTAAACCTGCAACCACCTATATTTTCcaacaaataa